The Nocardioides marmorisolisilvae genomic interval TGGCCACCGACCAGGAGGGCATCTGCGTCGTGGCTCACCTCGTAGCCCGCCGCGCGGAGGACCTCAGCTGCTCGGTCGGGCTCACCGACCCGGACGCGGGTGCGGGACAGCCGCTCGCCGATCAGCGCATCCACGGGACCTGTAGCCAGCAGCCTGCCCCCACTGAGGATCGACACGTCGTCGCAGATCTGCTGCACCTCGGCCAGGTTGTGGGAGCTCAGCAGCACGGTCGTACCTCCGTCGGCGAGGCTGCGCACGAGCTCGCGCAGGTCGCGTACGCCGGCGGGGTCCAGACCATTCCCCGGCTCATCCAGGATCAACAGGTCGGGGGAGCGCAGCAGTGCCGCGGCCAGCGCCAGTCGCTGCTTCATGCCGAGCGAGTAGCGGCCGAACCGGCGACGGTCGTGCCGGCGCAGCCCGACCTGCTCGAGGACCTCATCGACACGGCGGCGCGGCAGCCCAGCGGTGCGCGCCAGCAGCATGAGGTTCCGGCGGCCGGTG includes:
- a CDS encoding ABC transporter ATP-binding protein, encoding MSEAPTSDPVIRTSGLRKVFRSPGQRAVVAVDGLDLTVAAGTVHGFLGPNGSGKTTTIRLLLGLARPTAGSIELFGQRVPAHLSAVVDRLGATVEEPAFTPGFTGRRNLMLLARTAGLPRRRVDEVLEQVGLRRHDRRRFGRYSLGMKQRLALAAALLRSPDLLILDEPGNGLDPAGVRDLRELVRSLADGGTTVLLSSHNLAEVQQICDDVSILSGGRLLATGPVDALIGERLSRTRVRVGEPDRAAEVLRAAGYEVSHDADALLVGGHEHPEDVTRILAGHDLFVGELSAVRPDLESYFLQLTGHPMTGTDEDGGNR